The following DNA comes from Acidimicrobiia bacterium.
GCCCAGGTGGCAAGACCAAGGAAGTCGAGTGCCCATGCCTGAAACCCTGGTTCGGCATCGGGGAGTCCCTCAAGCAGCCACACCCGCACCGGGTGACGGTACTAGATCCAGCCTCAGGTCTCACCCTCGGGTGACCGCTTCAGCCCATTCGGGCCCTGTCAGCCCTCTGATGACAATCCCGCACGCTGGCCGAACCAAGTACCAAGTACCAAGTACCAAGTACCAAGTACCAAGTACCAAGTAGTCCCTCTCTACATCTCCGCGTCGGAGGGCACGACCGTCTCGTAGAGGGTGGTCCGCCTTGCCGGTATCCGCCCGACCGACTCGATGGCCGCCTCGATCTCCTCGGGGGTTGCCAGCTGGCCGTGGGAGGCACCGGCGGCCCTCGAGATGTTCTCGTCCATGAGGGTGCCGCCCATGTCGTTGCAACCGGCGCTGAGGAGGGCGGCGCCGCCGTCGAGACCGAGCTTGACCCACGACGCCTGGATGTTGTCGATCGACCCGGACAGGGCGATCCGGGCGACGGCGTGAACCAGCACCACCTCGTCCCAGGTCGGACCAGGTCGGGAGCGACCCCGCAGAAAGATCGGCGCCCCCATGTGGACGAAGGGCAGCGGGACGAACTCGGTGAAGCCCCCGGTGCGGCGCTGGATCCGCCGGAGCACCTCCAGATGGGCTGCCCAGGAGCGGGGACCGTCGATGTGGCCGAACATCATCGTCGACGTCGACCGGAGGCCCATTTCGTGAGCCGTGATCATCACCCGGGCCCACTCGGCGGTGGTGATCTTGTCCGGACACAGATACCGGCGCACCCGGTCGTCGAGGATTTCGGCGGCCGTGCCGGGGAGGGTGCCCAGGCCGGCGTCGGCGAGCCTCGCCAGGAAGTCGCCGACGGTCACGCCGAGCGTCTCTGCCCCCTGCCACACCTCGAGCGGAGTGAAGCCGTGGATGTGCATGGCCGGTACCGCCTGCTTGATCGCCTCGACCACCTGGACGTAGAAGTCCCCGGTGAACTCGGGGTGGATGCCGCCCTGGAGGCACACCTCGGTGGCGCCCCGGTCCCAGGCCTCCTTCGCCCGGAACACCACCTCGTGGACTTCGAGGAGGTACGGATCACCGCGCAGGTTGAGCGACCGGGGTCCCTTGGAGAACGCACAGAACCCGCACCGGAAATAGCACTGGTTGGTGTAGTTGATGTTGCGATTGACCACATAGGTGACGCGGTCGCCGACGGAGTCGCGGCGCAGCTGGTCGGCGAC
Coding sequences within:
- the cofH gene encoding 5-amino-6-(D-ribitylamino)uracil--L-tyrosine 4-hydroxyphenyl transferase CofH, whose product is MISFVRMRPSAALGPGWLEARRAEGTTVVELQPGQDGSPALAADLLTVATSGGDDAAAWVVRPADALAVDGPGWRITVLDDGADEAVLDALTRSGAAYLRTGRSTVDHAAELVSTPGVEAVVSVLVDSVDDAVQAVAAGAGDLVLRDWDTERIGELRDALGGRLVERTAFPVGVSVDDARSALAAEVFTAWLHLVDGSGAARSGYSWAPGKDEPAPMPPRRYSAEWSDAAWMSAAAPDGLGHLDPDLRGILERSLGGQPPTQDEVERLFRARGAEVDAIAAVADQLRRDSVGDRVTYVVNRNINYTNQCYFRCGFCAFSKGPRSLNLRGDPYLLEVHEVVFRAKEAWDRGATEVCLQGGIHPEFTGDFYVQVVEAIKQAVPAMHIHGFTPLEVWQGAETLGVTVGDFLARLADAGLGTLPGTAAEILDDRVRRYLCPDKITTAEWARVMITAHEMGLRSTSTMMFGHIDGPRSWAAHLEVLRRIQRRTGGFTEFVPLPFVHMGAPIFLRGRSRPGPTWDEVVLVHAVARIALSGSIDNIQASWVKLGLDGGAALLSAGCNDMGGTLMDENISRAAGASHGQLATPEEIEAAIESVGRIPARRTTLYETVVPSDAEM